From the Burkholderia sp. WP9 genome, the window CCTGCTCGGCACCTTCGTGAAGATGGATTTCGACGACGTGCTCGGCGAACTGAACCGCGCGGGCTACGCTTTCGACAGCAGCTGGTTCGCGCCGCACTTCGAATTCCGTTTCCCGCTGGTCGGCGAAACCACGGTGAACGGCGTCTCGCTGACGATTCGCAACGCACTCGAACCGTGGCATGTGATGGGCGAGGAGGGCTCGGCGGGCGGCACGGTGCGTTACGTGGATTCTTCGGTGGAGCGGCTCGAAGTGCGTGCGCTCGGCCTGAACGACAACCGCCATGTGCTGACCGTCAACGGCGTGCCGGTGCCGTTGCAGCCGACTGGCCGCGTCAGCGAATATGTGGCCGGCGTGCGCTTTCGCGCGTGGTCGCAGCCGTCGGCGCTGCATCCGACCATCGGCGTGGACGCGCCGCTCACTTTCGATCTGGTCGATACATGGAGTGGCCGCTCGGTGGGCGGATGCCAGTATCATGTCGCTCATCCGGGCGGGCGCAATTACCAGACCTTCCCGATCAACGCCTATGAGGCGGAAAGCCGGCGGCGCGCGCGCTTCTTCGCGACGGGACACACGCCGGGGCCGCTCACGGTCGATGCACCTCAGCGCAGTCTGGAGTTTCCTTTCACACTGGATCTGCGCTACTGGTAAAACCAGCACACACTTAAAACGACACGACCTTGGCCTTTCAATCGACTTTTCCCTTCGAAACGTCCGCGGCGCGCGCGGACGCTTCGTCCCTGTTGCGCCTGCTACCGGCCCACGAGGGACACTGGGACGAGTTGCGCGACGCCTCGGGCGCGTTGCGCGAACCGTGGCGGCAGTTCTTCGAGCGGCTGGGCGAAGTCGGCATCGCGCGGCTCGACGACGATCTCGCCTCGGTCGCGCAGCAGATCCGCGACAACGACATCAGCTACAACGTCTACGCGGATAACGGCGAGCCGCGGCCGTGGGCGCTCGACCTGCTGCCGTTCCTGATCGGCGAGGACGAGTGGGCCCATATCGAGCGCGGCGTGACGCAGCGCGCGCATCTGCTCAACGCGATCGTCGCCGATATTTATGGGCCGCAAACCCTGCTCGAACGCGGGCAATTGCCGCCCGCGCTGGTGTTCGGTCATCCCGGCTATCTGCGCTCGGTGAAGGGCTTCACGCCGCCGGGCGGCCAGTATCTGCAGGTGGTCGCGGTGGATCTGGCGCGCACGCCCAACGGCGACTGGACCGTGATGGCGCATCGCACCGAGGCGCCGTCCGGGCTCGGTTACGCGCTGGAAAACCGCCTGATCATGTCGACGCTGTTCGCCGATCCGTTTCGCGCCTTGCGTGTAAGCCGGCTCGCGCCGACCTATTCGCAACTGATCGCGACCCTCGTGCAGGCGGCGCAGGCCACCATGCGGGACGACGGCGAAGGCGTCGACCGTTCGCCGCATATCGCCTTCCTCACGCCGGGGCCGTTTAGCGAAACCTACTTCGAGCACGTGTTTCTGGCGCGCTATCTCGGCGTGACGCTGGTCGAAGGCAAAGACCTGACGGTGCGCGATGACAAGCTCTACCTGAAGACGCTCGCCGGTCTCGAACGCGTGCACGTGGTGCTGCGGCGTCTGGACGACGCGTTCTGCGACCCGGTCGAGCTGCGCGCCGATTCGAGCATCGGCGTGCCCGGTTTGCTGCAGGTGATGCGCGCGGGCAATGTGATCGTCTCGAACGTGCCGGGCTCGGGCTTTGTCGAATCGCCGGCCCTGCACGGCTTTCTGCCCGGCATTGCCGAAGTGCTGCTCGGCGAAGACCTCGTGCTGCCGAGCGTGCCGACATGGTGGTGCGGCGAAAAGGCGGCGCGCAATCATGCCTTCGCGCGCCTCGACGAGGCGTTCATCGTGCCGACGTGGCCGGTCACCGGGCGCGATGCGCCGCCGGGCGTGGAGCAGGGCAGGCAGCGCCTGTCGGCGTGGCGCGAGCGTATCGAGGCCATGCCGGACACCTACACGATCCAGCAGGCGCAACGTTTTTCCTGCACGCCGCGTTACGAAGACGGCACCATTGGCCGCCGTCCGTCGGTTCTGCGCGTCTATGCGATTGCGGACGTCAACGGCGGCTGGCATGTAATGCCGGGCGGTTTCACCCGCCTCGCCGCCGAACGCCAGACCACGGTGTCCATGCAGTATGGCGGCAGCAGCGTCGATACGTGGGTGCTGTCGAGCCAGCCGACTTCGACCTTCACGTTGCTGCCTTCGCCGATGCAGCCCGCCGACCTTGCGCGCAAACACCGCACCGTGTCGAGCCGCGCGGCGGAAAACCTGTTCTGGGCCGGGCGGTACGGCGAGCGCGCCGAAAACAACGTGCGGCTGCTACGCCTGATTCTCGGCTCGCTGGAAGGCAACGACGCCGACGCAATGTTTCCGACCCTGGTCGAACTCGCCATGCATTGCGGGCTCGTGCAATCCGGCGACATGTTCTCGCCCCATTCGCCGCAAGCCTTCGAGCGCGCTCTCGTTGCCAATCTGAGCGAGAGCACCGGCGCCGCGAGCATCGGCCAGAACCTGAACTGCCAGGCGCGCTCGAACGGGGAAGTGCGCGGGCGTCTGTCGAACGATCACTGGCGCACGATTCTCGCGGCGCGCAACGACTTCCGCGACGCGTTGCAGACACTGATGCCCGCTCCGGGGTACAGCGGTGGGGGATCGCAAGGCAACGGCAATAGCAATGGCAACGGCAACGGCCGTGGCGAGCGCTACGAACGTTACGATCGCGTCACGCTGATGAACGCGCTCGAACGCCTGTCGGTGCAGTTGTCGGCGATCAGCGGCGCACAGGGCGACCGCATGACACGCGACGAAGCGTGGCGTCTCCTGTTCGTGGGCCGTCACATCGAGCGCGTGTCGGCGATGACGTCGTTCCTGCGCGTAGTCGCCGACAAAGGTCAACTCTCCACGCCCGCCGGCTTCGACCTGCTGCTGCAGTTGTTCGACAGCACGCTCACGTATCGCTCGCTCTATCCTGGCCGCTTCGAGGTGCCGGCGCTGCTCGACCTGCTGGTCATCGAGCCGACCAATCCGCGCGGCATCTACGGCGTCTACGAGCGTCTGCGCAAGAAGCTCGACGAGATCGCGGTGGCGGCGGGCAGCACGCGGCATCGTCCGTTCGCGGAACTGATGGCGCCTGCCGCTTCGTTGCCTTCGCTCGAATCGCTGTGTACCGTCGACGAAGACGGCGCCTATGCCAATCTGATTGCGGTATGCGATCAGATCGGCGCTTATGCCGGCGCGGCCGCCCATGAAATCAGCGCGCGCTATTTCAGTCACGCCAGCACCGTCGCTTCGCAGGTGTGGTCATGAAGAACGCGCCGACCGTGCTGTCCGTTTCGCATCGCACGACTTATCGCTATTCCACGTATGTGGAGATCGCGCAGCATCTCGCGACAATCCGGCCGATCGCCTGCGCGTGGCAGCGCGTGGTGTCGCACAGCGAAACGATCGAACCCGAGCCGTCGTATCTGAATAGCCGCATCGACGCATTCGGCAACGACGTCCTGTATTTCGCGCTGGATGCGCCGCACGAGCGCTTGCAACTCGTCAGCGAAACCACGGTGGCGCTCACGCCGCGCTGGACCGACCTCGATCCCGAGGCGACACCCGAATGGGACGACGTGTCCGACGCGCTGCGGTTTCGCGTCGGCGGGCAGTTCCGGCCCGAGGTGGAGTTCTGTTTCGCGTCGCCGAACATCGTGCCGCGGCCGTCGCTGCGCGCCTATGCATTGCCGAGTTTTCCGCCCGGCATGCCCATTGCCGCGGGCGCGATCGATCTGATGCACCGCATTCACGAAGACTTCGCCTACAAACCTTCCGCGACGATGTTCGATACACCCGCCGAACGCGCCTTCGAATTGAAGAGCGGCGTGTGCCAGGACTTCGCGCAGGTGATGATCGGCTGCTTGCGCTCGCTGGGATTGCCGGCGCGCTACGTGAGCGGTTATCTGCGCAACGATCCGCCGCCTGGGCAGCCGCGTCTGATCGGCGCGGACGCGTCCCATGCGTGGGTGTCGGTGCATTGCCCCGGCAGCGGCTGGATCGATCTCGATCCGACCAACGACGTGCTCGCCGATGTGGATCACGTGACGCTTGCAATCGGCCGCGATTACAGCGACGTGTCCTTGCTGCGCGGGATGATTCTCGGCGGCGGCGCGCATCGGGTGGAAGTGGGTGTGACGGTTCTCGCGCTTTAGGCGCGGGCCGCATGCGGCGGGCCATTTCCAGCGGCTATTCCAGTTAGCTTTTCTAGCGATCGACAACGTTCCCCAACTTGCGTCGCGACGCATTCGTGTCGCGACTTCGCCGCTCGCTTCTGAGCCGCGCTGATCCCACCTCGACAGACGCCTTCGCTCGGTGGATGTCCATTCCTTCCGTCGCCGGTATCGCCCGTAATTCCTACGACATCTTTGGGAAAGTTCCGACTTTTTCTCAGTGAAATCGTATAGCTGACGAGATCGTCAACGCGGATACTTTCACACGTTGCCGCGTGCCTACCGCCGCGCGCAGAACAAACGTTGATAGTTGAAATGGCGGCAAAAAGACATTCCGAATTCACCCGAGGATTGAGCAGACGAGCGCGGCGGCGCACGCATGCGCTGATGTTCGGTGCGCTAGGCGCCTGTGTGTCGGCGCCGGGGCATGCGCAGACCATCACCGGCGCCGGTGCGCAGTTCAACGATCAGCGTGACGATGGCGCGAATGCTTCCGCTATGGAGTCGGGACAGGCGGCGCCCGGGAGTGAATCGCTCGTAACCGCGCATGCGGAAAGTCCGTCGGCGGCGCTTGGTTACGCGTTCAATACGTTTCGCACCTCGGGGCAAGGGGCGGCGGATACACAGCGTTACTTTGGCTTTAACGCAGGCGTCAATATCGGCAGTTGGCAAGTGCACGAGCGCGGTGCGGTCCAGTCCATGACGGGGCGAGGCACGTCATATCAGAACATCGCGACTTATCTGCAGCGAGACATTCCGTCGTTGAAAACCCGGCTCGCTCTTGGCGACCAGTTCACGGACGGCGCTGTGTTCGACAGCATCGGCGTGCATGGCGTAAAGGTGGAGAGCGTCGATAGCGCGGTGCCCGAGGTCGTGTCCGGCTATGCGCCGATGGTGCGCGGCGTGGCAATGTCGAATGCGCTGGTCACTGTGACGCAGAACGGCAACCGCTTATACGAAACCACGGTTGCGCCGGGACCGTTTGAAATCAACGACGTCGCGGCAACCGGTTATGGCGGCAATCTGCTTGTCACCGTGACGGAAGCCGACGGCAGTCAGCACAGTTTCACCGTGCCATACCCTTCGGCCGTGCCGCTTTTGCGTCGGGACTCGACGCGATTCAGCGTCGCCGGTGGTGTGGCGCGTGACCCGCAGATCAAGCGCCACGACGCGATGCTGCAGGGCACGATCCAGCACGGCTTCAGCGGTTCGGTAACGGGCTACGGCGGGGCGGTTGCCGCGGACGGTTATCTGTCCGGCTTGATCGGTGCGGCGATCCGCACGCCGATCGGCGCGCTGTCGGCCGACATCTCGGCGGCTCAGGCCGACGCGCCGCAATCGCAAAGCACGCGTGGTGCAAGCCTGCGCATCGGCTATAGCAAGTTCATCGAGCCGACGAATACGAACGTTTCGATCGCCGTGTATGGCTACTCATCAGGCGGCTTCCTCTCGCTGCGCGACGCGCTGCTTACACGCGAGGTGGCGTCGGCGGGTTCCGGCGTAAACGGCGTCGGACATCGGCGCAGCCAGATGCAGATTGCGCTGAACCAGCGCCTCGGCGGCGCTGCCGGTACGCTTTATGTGGTCGGCTCGACGTCGGACTACTGGAACCATTCGGGATCCGAAACGGAGTTTCAGATTGGCTACTCCGGCGCGTTACGCGTGGCCAATGCGAATCTGAATTACACCGTATCGGCTTCGCGGCAGCGCACCGGCTTGAGCGGACCCATGAGCAACCAGCTGTTCGCCACCGTCTCCGTGCCGCTTGGCAAGGCGGAGCATGCTCCGCTGCTGTCGGCGGGCTTGATGCATGACAGTCATGCCAACTGGTCCGAGCAGGCAATCCTTGCGGGTTCCGTGGGTGCTGCGGATGAACTGAAGTACGGCATGTACGGGACGCACTCGGAGCGCTCGAGCATAGGTGGCGGCAATGTCCAGTACCGCAGTCCCTACGCGACTTTCGGAGCAAGCGCGAGTGGCGGTTCCGGCTATTCGCAGGTGGCGGCGAACATTCGGGGCTCGGTGTTTGCTCGCAGAGAAGGCATCACGATCACCGAAGCAGCAGAAGACAAAGCCGACACCCTCCAACCGAAGGGCGGCCTGGATGCCGGCGCGTCGGCGAACCCGGACCTGAGCGCGGGCAGTCCCGGCCATGCGGCCGTGCCGCACCTGCTGCCCGGCAGCGCGGATCCGATTGAAGTCGGTCCTCAGAGCGCCCGGCCCGACAGCAAGGTTGAGCCAACCAGCCTGGAGCCAGCGCCGCCGTTGAATGCGGTAGTCGTGACGCGCCAGTCTGCGAGCGACAACATTGCTTCGAATGTCGCAACGGTTGACCAGACAGAAGGGGCGGAACGGCTGATGTTGTTCATGAATGCGGTGCCCATGAAGGTGTATGCACGCAATGCGGTTGTCTCATGGTCGGATGTCGAGCGTGGGAACGGGCATCACTAGTTTCACCCGGGGGCGCGCCAACGGGATTGAGCGGGTAGCTGAAGAATTCGAGGATTGGCCGAGCTTCGCAAGAGGCAAAGCCATGTTTTGCAGGGCGTAGTTAGAAGTAGACGTAGAAGTTGTAGTTATCCTAATTTTAAATTTTTTATCTCAAGGCAAGAAAATGCAAAAGATCGATCGTAACGCACTGGCTCAATCGGAAATCGCCGGCGGCTGCTGCAAGTGCTGCTGTGCTCCGGCAAGCTCGGCGTCGAAGTCCGCAGCACCGACCGCGGCGCCGGCAGCAGCTCCGGCAGCCAAGCCGGTCGCGCGCAGCTAAGCAGCGTCGCAATAACGGTGTAAGGACGGGCTGATTGCCCGCTCACCGTCTCGCGAAGCCCGGTCGTTCAAGATCGGGCTTCGCGTCCGGACAACGAATCATGGCGTTCCCGTGGAACGGCTGTCTCACCGTGACGAAGGAACGAGCATGCGGTTATTCATAGCGTTGCGTGGGTTGCCTGCCGCTTTCAGGCGCGGCGCGAGACATAGCCGCGACCGCCTACAAGGCGCTTGCCTGTCGCGCATTCCTCTGCGCGCGATCGAGCCGCTTGCAATGACCGCATGGTATGTGCGGAGTCGCTTCAACGCGAGGCTCCGCTGGAGCGGTATCGAGCGGCGGGAAGTCGGGCGCGACGTATTGAAGCTCGACCATCTCGACAATCGCCGCGTGCTGCCGGGCAGGGTGCTCGAGAAACTGATCGATCAACGGCTTCATTTCGGCCGCCAGCGCAATCGCGCGGAAGCGTGGCCGGATTTGCAGCGTGCCGCGACCGTGCTGGCGCAGATCATCAGGAAGGTGAAGGCCGCGACGCCTGATCGGCCAGTCATCGTTTCGCCATTTCACTACGTCTCGCAATACGCCAACATCTACTTGGTCGATGAACTGCGCAAACAGCTCGGACTTGCGTCGATCGGCGTCGTATCGGGGGTGCCGCAGAATATCTACGGAAGCGATGAGGCGATGATTCCGCACATCGACATCCTCCACACCTACAGCGAAACGAATCGCAGCGGATTGGGTTTGCGCGCGGCGCGCTCGCTCAAACGCAACGGTGTCGTCGTGCTGTTTTCGGATGCGCCGCCGTTCACGCTGAGCGGGTATCCCATGGAGACCGTCGGCGTTTCCATTTTCGGCCGTCCGGCGCGGATTCATAACGGCGTATTTCGCATGGGCGCGCCGCTCGACGCGCTGCTGCTGCCGTTCTATCTGCGCTTTGAGCATGGGCGTTTTGGCGCTTTCGTATTCGATCCGCTCGAACTGGCGCATGGCGACGCGCCTCAACGTCTCGCCGATTGCATCGAGCAAGCGTTAAGAGACAACTATGCACGTGCGTTGGCCGCCGGACATCCTTCAATGTACGCATTCGCGCCAGTCAGATAACTCACGCAGTCACCGCTAGAAAAAACAGCTCGTCTCCAGCAGAGAGGCGGCAGGACAGTCATGGACCCAACCAGTATCCCGCAGTACAAAGACATTTCCTGGCGATGGATCGCCTATGCCGCGTCGGCGATCGTGGTGGTTGCCGTCGGCTTCGGCTTCCTGCATGAAGTGGAACTCAAGCAGGACGTGCAGTGCGAAATCGTGTCGCCATCGGAAGTGAAGGTACGCGGTTTGAGCGGACTCGTGACCTCGGTGTACGTGCGGCCGTCGGAGCGCGTGGCAGCCGGTGCGCCCTTGTTCACGCTGCAGCGTGACCTGTCGCTGTCGAGCGACGGCCGTCAGCGCACCGTGTTCGACTCGCAAATGCGCGACGAACAGATTCGCGTCGCAGACGAACAATACGCCCAACGCAAGGCGCAATTGACCGCACAGCGGGATGCTTCGTTGCTGACGGGTTCGAGCCGTAAAGCGGAGCTCATTGCGTTGGATGAACAGATTTCCCAGAACCGCCAGCTTTCCGACGAATCGCAGCAGAAACTCGTGCGGCTCAAGTCGGTGTCGGACTACGTCACCGCGGATCGTATCGAGCAGGCGAGTGCCGATGAGCACCAGGTGAAGGTTTCCATCGCCCAAGGTCTGGCGCGCCGCGAACAGTTGCTCGGCGAGATGTCGACGCTCAACGGCGCGCTGATCGACCTCAACGCGCAGCTGAAAGAGAACGACGCGCGGCACGAACAAGGCATTCAGGAAATCCGGATGCGCTTCGAACAGTCGCGCCAGGACGCGACAATTTCGGCACCGCAAGCCGGGGTCGTCACGTTTTCGAAACTCGTGACGGGCCACACGCTGGAGGCGTCCGACGTTGCGCTCGTGATTGCGACCGACGACAAGGGCGCATTGCGGGCGGCGCTGCGCATTCCGTCGCGCCGTCGCGGGTTCGTCGAAAAAGGCCAGATCGTGCGGCTCAAATTCGACGCGTTTCCTTACGCGAAATTCGGCAGCTACGAAGCACGCATCGACGCCATATCGGACACGACGATGCAGTCGTCCCCCTCGCTTCCGGGCATGCCCGGCTCGCTCGCCGCTCAAGGCGGCGGAGACGGCGACTACCTGGCGTGGGCGACGCTACGGGGCAAGACCTTCGACTACGGCAAGCAGCATTTCGACATCTTGCCCGGTATGCGCGCTACGGCGAGCATCGTCGTCGAGCGTAGAACGATTGCCGAATGGGTGTTGGCGCCGCTTTTCCGCATGATCAGAGGCTAATCAGGGGGCCCAGTGCGAACGATTTATCAGAACGAAGTCGCGGAATGCGGCTATGCCTGCCTGGCAATGGTGCTCTCGCATCTTGGCCGCGCAACCGAGGTGCGCGAATTGTCCGCCTTCAGGCCGATCTCGGCGAACGGTCTATCCTTGATGGACCTGTACGACGTGGCGACCGAATTCGGCCTCGCCGTGCA encodes:
- a CDS encoding circularly permuted type 2 ATP-grasp protein, which produces MAFQSTFPFETSAARADASSLLRLLPAHEGHWDELRDASGALREPWRQFFERLGEVGIARLDDDLASVAQQIRDNDISYNVYADNGEPRPWALDLLPFLIGEDEWAHIERGVTQRAHLLNAIVADIYGPQTLLERGQLPPALVFGHPGYLRSVKGFTPPGGQYLQVVAVDLARTPNGDWTVMAHRTEAPSGLGYALENRLIMSTLFADPFRALRVSRLAPTYSQLIATLVQAAQATMRDDGEGVDRSPHIAFLTPGPFSETYFEHVFLARYLGVTLVEGKDLTVRDDKLYLKTLAGLERVHVVLRRLDDAFCDPVELRADSSIGVPGLLQVMRAGNVIVSNVPGSGFVESPALHGFLPGIAEVLLGEDLVLPSVPTWWCGEKAARNHAFARLDEAFIVPTWPVTGRDAPPGVEQGRQRLSAWRERIEAMPDTYTIQQAQRFSCTPRYEDGTIGRRPSVLRVYAIADVNGGWHVMPGGFTRLAAERQTTVSMQYGGSSVDTWVLSSQPTSTFTLLPSPMQPADLARKHRTVSSRAAENLFWAGRYGERAENNVRLLRLILGSLEGNDADAMFPTLVELAMHCGLVQSGDMFSPHSPQAFERALVANLSESTGAASIGQNLNCQARSNGEVRGRLSNDHWRTILAARNDFRDALQTLMPAPGYSGGGSQGNGNSNGNGNGRGERYERYDRVTLMNALERLSVQLSAISGAQGDRMTRDEAWRLLFVGRHIERVSAMTSFLRVVADKGQLSTPAGFDLLLQLFDSTLTYRSLYPGRFEVPALLDLLVIEPTNPRGIYGVYERLRKKLDEIAVAAGSTRHRPFAELMAPAASLPSLESLCTVDEDGAYANLIAVCDQIGAYAGAAAHEISARYFSHASTVASQVWS
- a CDS encoding transglutaminase family protein, whose product is MKNAPTVLSVSHRTTYRYSTYVEIAQHLATIRPIACAWQRVVSHSETIEPEPSYLNSRIDAFGNDVLYFALDAPHERLQLVSETTVALTPRWTDLDPEATPEWDDVSDALRFRVGGQFRPEVEFCFASPNIVPRPSLRAYALPSFPPGMPIAAGAIDLMHRIHEDFAYKPSATMFDTPAERAFELKSGVCQDFAQVMIGCLRSLGLPARYVSGYLRNDPPPGQPRLIGADASHAWVSVHCPGSGWIDLDPTNDVLADVDHVTLAIGRDYSDVSLLRGMILGGGAHRVEVGVTVLAL
- a CDS encoding fimbria/pilus outer membrane usher protein → MSRRARRRTHALMFGALGACVSAPGHAQTITGAGAQFNDQRDDGANASAMESGQAAPGSESLVTAHAESPSAALGYAFNTFRTSGQGAADTQRYFGFNAGVNIGSWQVHERGAVQSMTGRGTSYQNIATYLQRDIPSLKTRLALGDQFTDGAVFDSIGVHGVKVESVDSAVPEVVSGYAPMVRGVAMSNALVTVTQNGNRLYETTVAPGPFEINDVAATGYGGNLLVTVTEADGSQHSFTVPYPSAVPLLRRDSTRFSVAGGVARDPQIKRHDAMLQGTIQHGFSGSVTGYGGAVAADGYLSGLIGAAIRTPIGALSADISAAQADAPQSQSTRGASLRIGYSKFIEPTNTNVSIAVYGYSSGGFLSLRDALLTREVASAGSGVNGVGHRRSQMQIALNQRLGGAAGTLYVVGSTSDYWNHSGSETEFQIGYSGALRVANANLNYTVSASRQRTGLSGPMSNQLFATVSVPLGKAEHAPLLSAGLMHDSHANWSEQAILAGSVGAADELKYGMYGTHSERSSIGGGNVQYRSPYATFGASASGGSGYSQVAANIRGSVFARREGITITEAAEDKADTLQPKGGLDAGASANPDLSAGSPGHAAVPHLLPGSADPIEVGPQSARPDSKVEPTSLEPAPPLNAVVVTRQSASDNIASNVATVDQTEGAERLMLFMNAVPMKVYARNAVVSWSDVERGNGHH
- a CDS encoding HlyD family efflux transporter periplasmic adaptor subunit, yielding MDPTSIPQYKDISWRWIAYAASAIVVVAVGFGFLHEVELKQDVQCEIVSPSEVKVRGLSGLVTSVYVRPSERVAAGAPLFTLQRDLSLSSDGRQRTVFDSQMRDEQIRVADEQYAQRKAQLTAQRDASLLTGSSRKAELIALDEQISQNRQLSDESQQKLVRLKSVSDYVTADRIEQASADEHQVKVSIAQGLARREQLLGEMSTLNGALIDLNAQLKENDARHEQGIQEIRMRFEQSRQDATISAPQAGVVTFSKLVTGHTLEASDVALVIATDDKGALRAALRIPSRRRGFVEKGQIVRLKFDAFPYAKFGSYEARIDAISDTTMQSSPSLPGMPGSLAAQGGGDGDYLAWATLRGKTFDYGKQHFDILPGMRATASIVVERRTIAEWVLAPLFRMIRG